The Bacillus sp. F19 DNA segment GGGCATGATAAAGTCCATGCGGATCCGCTTTTTGACATCCTCAAGACCCCCGACATCTTCAAACGTTTCCTTAGGCTGCAAGGTTTCTATTAAACTGTTTTTATCCTTATCAAACTGAATGACCTTCAAGTTTTTCCGTCTCTTGTCATCTCCAGAGCTCATGAGATCCCTCCTATAAAACATTCCTCTTTGATACTAGCAAAATATGAAACTTTTTCCAACATTTAAAAGGAGAGAGATGCGATTGGATGACAAAATTCAGGGGTGAAAAGCCTTTTTCTAGCTGCCTTCGGCCATTGCTCATCAGGAACCAGCCGACTATATTTGACATCACTAAACAGAGTGTGTATATTGTAAGTATAGAAATTATCTCGAATTCAAGATATTATTTGGAGGGATGAACATGCAGCCATTAAAAGGCATTCACCATGTATCGGCCATTACAGCTAAAGCACCTGAAAACTACGAGTTTTATACAAAGACGTTAGGTTTAAGATTGATAAAGAAAACCGTTAACCAGGATGATGTATCTGTTTATCATTTATTTTATGGAGATGAGAAGGGAAATCCGGGTACGGAGCTTACCTTCTTTGAAATTCCAAATGCAGGACGCGTGCATGAAGGGGTCAACAGTATATCGGCAACCTCGCTGCGTGTGCGAAATGATAAGGCACTAAGCTTTTGGAAACAAAGATTTGAAGAACATGATGTGGAACACGGCGAAATTGTTCATGCAGGATACCGCCAAACTTTGTCATTCAAGGACTTTGAAGGACAGCGCCTGATCTTGGTTTCTGATGAAAATAACGCTGGAGTTGCCGGAGGACAGCCTTGGGATAAAAGTCAGGTTCCAGCCGAGTTTGCCATCATTGGACTTGGACCTGTGAAGTTAACGGTAGCAGTTCCGGAGAGAACAATTGAAATTTTAACAGACATTCTGGGCTTTAGAGCAAAAGGAAGCTATCCATCCGACGTGCCTGGACAGCCTGAAATTTTAGTATTTGAAACAGGTGAAGGCGGATCAGGAGCAGAGGTTCACATTGAAGAACGCCTCGACCTTCCTCAAGAACGTCTCGGCCGCGGAGGCGTGCATCACGTTGCGTTCCGTGTGGACAATGAAGAGGAAATGCATAAATGGATTGAAAAACTGAAATCTGAGAGAATTCCAAGCTCAGGATTTGTAGACCGTTTTTATTTCCGTTCTCTGTACTTCAGAGAGCCGAATGGCATTCTGTTCGAGCTTGCAACAGATGGGCCAGGATTTGATACAGATGAAGAATTGAATCACTTAGGAGAGTCACTTGCCCTGCCGCCGTTCCTTGAAAACCGCCGTTCAGAAATTGAGGCGAAATTGAAGCCTTTGAATACAAAATTGAGCTAAAAAAAGCTGATCCGGGTGACGGATCAGCTTTTTGTCTTCTATCAGGGCAGCCATCAGCCATTTTTAGAATTTATCAGATAAAATCGGAATTATTACAGTCGAAATCCAAAGCTTTCAGCTGATTTCCTCATTAAGACTGAAACTGGGCTTCATAAAGCCTGCGGTACCCTTTCCCTTCTGCCATCAGTTCATCATGTGAACCCTGTTCAGCAATGCCCTCTTTATTTACCACAATGATTCTGTCTGCGTTCTTAATCGTTGCGAGCCTGTGGGCGATGACAAGTGTTGTCCTGCCTGCAGACAGCTTTGCCAGAGATTCCTGAATGGCTTTTTCCGTCTCGGTATCAAGGGCGGAGGTAGCTTCATCAAGTATAAGAATTGGCGGATTCTTAAGGAACATTCTTGCAATAGACAAGCGCTGCTTTTGTCCGCCGGATAATTTGACGCCGCGCTCTCCAATTACCGTATCAAGCCCGTTTGGAAGAGAAAAAATCAGTTCTTCTAATTGTGCATGCTTCGCTGCAAGCCTTATGTCATGCTCCGTTGCATCAAGCTTGCCATAAGCAATGTTTTCTCTCATCGTTCCGGAAAAAAGGAACACATCCTGCTGGACAATTCCGATTTGCCTCCGCAGAGAGTGAAGAGTCAAGTCGCGGATATCCGTGCCATCAATCATAATTCGGCCTTCGCTCACTTCATAAAATCGTGGAAGAAGACTGCATAGCGTCGTTTTCCCGGCGCCGGAAGGGCCTACAAATGCAACGGTCTCACCGGCATGAATCGTTAAATCAATTTCGTTTAATACATTGTCCTCATTCTGATAACCAAAGGATACACCTTCATAGCGAATATCCCCGGTAAATGATAAAGCGTCAGCTGCATCCGGTTTATCTTCAATGTCGGGTTCTGTATCAATCAATTCAATATAACGCTTAAATCCGGCGATTCCTTTCGGATAGCTTTCGATGATGGCGTTGATCTTTTCAATCGGACGGAAAAGAACATTCGTTAACAGGACAAAGCCGATAAACTCACCGTAGGAAAGCTCATTTTGAATCACGAACCAAGTGCCGCACACTAAGACAAACAGTGTGACAAGGCGCATAAGGAAGTAGCTGATTGATAAGTTCATAGCCATAATTTTATAAGCGAGCAGTTTTGATAAGCGGAAGCGCAGGTTGTTTTCCTGAAACTGGGCTTTCTCAAATCTTTCATTTCCGAAAGCCTGCACAACGCGAATTCCGCTGACGTTGTTTTCGACACGTGCGCTGAAATCAGCAACGTCTGTATAGAGCTGATGAATTGCACCTGTCATTTTATTATTAAAATAAATGGCAAGGAAAAGGAGGAATGGAATGACTAAGAATGTCAGCAGCGCGAGCTTTACATTTATAACAAGCATCACAGAAAAAGCTCCGATTAACGTCATCACAGCTATAAATAAATCTTCTGGGCTGTGATGGGCGAGTTCACCGATTTCCATTAAATCATTTGTAAGGCGTGAAATTAAATGACCGGTTTTCGTATTATCAAAAAAGCGAAAGGAAAGCTTTTGAATATGCTCAAACAGCTTTTTGCGCATATCGGTCTCTATGTTGATTCCAAGCATGTGCCCCCAGTAGGTGACAACGTATTGAAGGACTGTGTTTAAAATGTACAGCAAAAGCAATCCGGCGCATGCCCAGATAATCAGGTTCCAGTCTCCGCTTGGAAGGAGACGGTCAATAAAGGCGTTGACGACTAGCGGGAAGCCGAGCTCGAGAAGTCCGGCGATTACCGCACATGTAAAATCAATCAAAAATAACCCTTTATAAGGGCGGTAATAGGCGAAAAAACGCTTCAGCATGAAACCACTCTTTTCTTTACCATTTTCTATGATAAGTATAGCGACTGGCGCACTGTAAAAACAATGAAATTTTCACCGACTGGCATCTGGTCTTAATTAAACGTTTGTTTAATAATATAAAAGGGGTTTAAGTGGTTGTTTGCAGGGTATTTAATGGGGGATGAATGTTTCACAATCTCTTTAGGAGTGAAAAGATGATAACCAAATCTAAATACCTTTTAGAAAAAGAAGATATGACTAACCCTGAACTTGTTCCTGAATGGGTCATTCGTGAGTATGAAAATTTTCATAATGTAGTAACAGATAAAACCTTTCCATGCTATTTCGGGATGGCAGCCGAAAAAAAAGGAGAGCTCAGATATGCCTATGTTTCAAAGGAAGACTGGTCAAATCTTCCTGAAGCTCTGATTGCTTTCAAGCAATTATTTGATGATGCGAAAAGACTGATCCGCCACGGATTATTTGTTTTCGTGGAACCGGAAGAAGATGAAAAATCAATTCCTTATTACCGGGAGTATTTCTGGAACATTCTTCAATATCTTCATGACAATGACAAGGAACCCTGGCCTGAGGATTATCCTCATGATCCGGATCATCATCTTTGGGCGTTTTCTTTCGCAAATGAGGCTTACTTTGTTTTCGGAAACGCTCCATCATATAAACAGCGGAAAACGAGAGATCTGGGGAACAGCTTAGTGCTTGGTTTTCAGCCCCGACGCATCTTTGAAGGGTTAGAAGGTACCTCAGAAGGCGGAAGCATGTCACGTGAAAAGGTGATAGAGCGCGTTGAGAAGTGGGATCAGCTTCCAAAGCATCCGAACATCAGCCATTACGGAGATCCTGAACACAGAGAGTGGAAGCAATATTTTATCGGGGATGACATTCTGCCTATCCAAGGTAAATGTCCATTCCATCATGAAGCAATGAAAAAATAAAGAAGCTGCTTGTTGATCAAGCAGCTTTTTTGTATGCAAAAAGCTTTTCGCTATAAAAATATTGAAAATGGCTAATAAAACTCTAAAAACGGCTAGAAAAAATGGAATAATGGCTAATAAAGTTTGAGTTTTCGGTAATAACCTTGCAAAATCTTTTCTATGCATGCGATTATTTATGCTTATTTATAATTCTTAATATCTTTTAAAAGCACCCAGCATACAATCCCGATTGCAAAAAGAGACAGGCCGCAAATAAAGAGGACACGTCCTCCTCCAAATGCATCTGTAAAAAAGGAAGCGACAGCTAAGCCTGCAGGCGGAAGAACACTTGTGAGGGCACCAATCATTCCGAACACTCTGCCTTGCAGCTCGCTTGTTACTTCTAAACGAAGGATGACATTCACAAGCAGTGTACAAAAAGAAAACATGAAGCCTACCAATAGAATAAGCGGGATGCTCCATGCTGCGGAGTTTATTCCTCCAAGCAGCATGTAAAGCGGTCCAAGTCCTATCATGCTGCATATTATGAGGACACCCCGGTGCACCAGTTTTTTCCCTAAAAACATAATGAGTCCTGCACCTGCCATGTATCCAAGAGGAATGCTCGCCTCAATCAGTCCAAATTCAATTGGACTTGCCCTCCATTCTTTGATTGCCATAACCTGAATAATCATAAGAGAAGTTGTGAAAAACAAGATAAGGGTAGGAGAGAGAATAGTAATGGCTCTTGCAAACGGTTCTTTCCATATATAAGTGAAACCTGTCATAAAATCCTGCTTGAAACTAGTTTTAGCTGCAAACGCTGCCCGATGTTCAGGGAAATCCTTTACGATGACGACAAGAATAACGGATAAAAGAAACATAAACGCATCAATTAAGATAGCAGTGACACCGCCAAAAGCGGCCACGACGACTCCGCCTGCTGCAAATCCAAGAGTTCTTGCAATATTATCTGCAAGACTCATGGCTCCTGTGGCGGTTTGAATGTTTTCTTTCCCGACTACATCGATGAGGGAAGCGTTAAATGCCGGTGCTTTAAATAATCCTGATAAAGCAGTTAAAGCGGTTAAAAGTATGATGACCCAAAAAGGAGGCTGCACAGAAATCGCAGCTGCAAGCCCGATTACAAGCACGCACCGGATCAAATCCGAAATCCACATCATTTTTTTCCGGTTCATCCGGTCTGCTGCGGTCCCTGCAATGGAGGCAAAACAGGTGCTGACGAGAAGATGAGTAATTATTATCGCTGACATCAATGTCGCGCTGTCATACGTCTTCAATATCCAAATATTCAAGGCAATTGTTTGAAAGGTGCCTCCGAATATGGAGAGAGTATATGCAGCAAAAAGAGATAAAAAAGTACGGTTGCGCCACAAGCCGAGCTGCTTAATACCTGATTCTAACTGAACGGACTGAGGACTTTCCAAGGCTGTCAACCCCCTTCACTTAATCGTTTAAGCGATTGCGGCCATATGAAAGGCGCAGCGCAATAGGTGAAAACACTTAAACGTTTAAGTTAAGTTTACGTTCAACCCGCATACATGTCAATACAGCAAATTATCTTTCCGATGTAGTTTAACAAGCTGTGTTTAGTGATAAAGATAAGAAAAAGACGAATCCGTAAGAGGTGAGAGATATGTTTTCAGCATTTACGAAAAATTTCAGTAAACCTAAAGGATTTCTTGGTATCATCGCCGGCAAGATTATGGCTCTTGAAAATCAAAAAACTGCGCATTAAACCAGGTGATCATATATTAGAAATTGGATTTGGCCCGGGTTACAGCATGGGCTACATGCTTAAGAATTACCGCAGCATAAAGATTGATGGTGTTGAGGTATCAGACACAATGAAAGAGCAGGCTAAAAAAGCATTGCGAATCTGACATTGCAGAAGGGAGAGTTAAGCTCATGACAGCTGATGCAGAGAACGTTGAATTACGGCAGCGTTCCTATGATAAAATCCTTTCCGTTAATAACTATACAATTTGGAACGATCCCTGTGCAGGGTTGGAAAATATTACAAAATCCTTAAAACCGGGCGGAGCAATCGCCATTACCTTGCAGCCAAGAGAAGAGGATGCAAGCGCAGAAAAGACAAGAATGTTCGGCAGGCAGATACACGATGACTTGCTTGCATGCGGATATGAAAACATAAAAGTATCATATAAAAATGTCCGTCCCGAGCTTACAGTTTGCGTAACCGCCAGAAAAAAAGATGGTGCAGGATTAAGATAAATTTAAGATACCGTTTCATTCATCCTTGTTATAATAAAAAAAGGAAAAATAAGGATGATGATCGTGTGATAAACCGCAATAATATCGGTATGATTCTGTTTTTGACTGCCTGTGTCATGGCGATTTGCTATGTTTTTATCTTTAAAGATACTTCTTGCGGAATCTATATCAGAAGATTAGCCAGTATCCTCGGTTTGGCAGGATGTCTGCTTATACCTGGAACGGTAAAAAAAGGAGTGAAATAACATGAAACTTAAAACATTTATGTTTAAAGACGACGGCAGCATTCCAAATAATCCGGATTTGCCGCTTCTCGTTTACGAGGGAGCCTTTACTTCAACGGAACAATTCGAGTACATGATTCTGGAACACGGCTGGTCGGGAACATGGATAGATGGTGTTTATGACTACCATCATTATCACAGCACCACTCATGAAGTTTTAGGAGTTATAAGCGGGAAGGCAAAAATCCTTTTCGGCGGGGAAAACGGGACAGCTGTTGCTGTTAAACAAGGGGATGTCGCAGTCATTCCTGCTGGCGTTGGACATAAATGCATGGAAAAAAGCACAGATTTTCGAGTGATGGGAGCCTATCCGGATCAACAGGAAATGGATATGTGCACGGGAAAGAAAGAAGAGCGCCCAAAGGCATTGAAGCATATACAAAACGTGCCATTGCCTGAAAATGATCCTTTATTGGGCAAAGGCGGACCAATGTTTGATTATTGGAAGTAAAGCAGGCGAGCAGCCTGCTTTTATGCGCAAAAATAATCTTGAAACTGATTCCATATTAATTGACACCAAATCCAATCATCGTGTATTATATGTTTATAAGATTAAACATATAAACGCTTTAAAAGGTGGTTAAAATAAATGAATACTCAAGAACAAATTCAAGCTCTTCTCTCAAATCAAAGAGCTTACTTTTTAAAAGGAAACACAAGAAGCGTGCAGGGAAGATGTAATCAGCTCGAAAAGCTTCGTCTTACTATAAAGAAAAATGAACGTGCGATCATGGATGCATTGAAAAAGGATATAAACAAATCCGAGTTTGAAGCCTATTCAACAGAAATCGGTATCCTCCTTGAGGAAATATCCTTTTCACAAAAGAATCTAAAAAAATGGGCTGCTCCTAAAAAGGTAAAAAC contains these protein-coding regions:
- a CDS encoding cupin domain-containing protein; translated protein: MKLKTFMFKDDGSIPNNPDLPLLVYEGAFTSTEQFEYMILEHGWSGTWIDGVYDYHHYHSTTHEVLGVISGKAKILFGGENGTAVAVKQGDVAVIPAGVGHKCMEKSTDFRVMGAYPDQQEMDMCTGKKEERPKALKHIQNVPLPENDPLLGKGGPMFDYWK
- a CDS encoding class I SAM-dependent methyltransferase, which translates into the protein MKIKKLRIKPGDHILEIGFGPGYSMGYMLKNYRSIKIDGVEVSDTMKEQAKKALRI
- a CDS encoding MFS transporter codes for the protein MESPQSVQLESGIKQLGLWRNRTFLSLFAAYTLSIFGGTFQTIALNIWILKTYDSATLMSAIIITHLLVSTCFASIAGTAADRMNRKKMMWISDLIRCVLVIGLAAAISVQPPFWVIILLTALTALSGLFKAPAFNASLIDVVGKENIQTATGAMSLADNIARTLGFAAGGVVVAAFGGVTAILIDAFMFLLSVILVVIVKDFPEHRAAFAAKTSFKQDFMTGFTYIWKEPFARAITILSPTLILFFTTSLMIIQVMAIKEWRASPIEFGLIEASIPLGYMAGAGLIMFLGKKLVHRGVLIICSMIGLGPLYMLLGGINSAAWSIPLILLVGFMFSFCTLLVNVILRLEVTSELQGRVFGMIGALTSVLPPAGLAVASFFTDAFGGGRVLFICGLSLFAIGIVCWVLLKDIKNYK
- a CDS encoding ABC transporter ATP-binding protein/permease codes for the protein MLKRFFAYYRPYKGLFLIDFTCAVIAGLLELGFPLVVNAFIDRLLPSGDWNLIIWACAGLLLLYILNTVLQYVVTYWGHMLGINIETDMRKKLFEHIQKLSFRFFDNTKTGHLISRLTNDLMEIGELAHHSPEDLFIAVMTLIGAFSVMLVINVKLALLTFLVIPFLLFLAIYFNNKMTGAIHQLYTDVADFSARVENNVSGIRVVQAFGNERFEKAQFQENNLRFRLSKLLAYKIMAMNLSISYFLMRLVTLFVLVCGTWFVIQNELSYGEFIGFVLLTNVLFRPIEKINAIIESYPKGIAGFKRYIELIDTEPDIEDKPDAADALSFTGDIRYEGVSFGYQNEDNVLNEIDLTIHAGETVAFVGPSGAGKTTLCSLLPRFYEVSEGRIMIDGTDIRDLTLHSLRRQIGIVQQDVFLFSGTMRENIAYGKLDATEHDIRLAAKHAQLEELIFSLPNGLDTVIGERGVKLSGGQKQRLSIARMFLKNPPILILDEATSALDTETEKAIQESLAKLSAGRTTLVIAHRLATIKNADRIIVVNKEGIAEQGSHDELMAEGKGYRRLYEAQFQS
- a CDS encoding class I SAM-dependent methyltransferase, with amino-acid sequence MAEGRVKLMTADAENVELRQRSYDKILSVNNYTIWNDPCAGLENITKSLKPGGAIAITLQPREEDASAEKTRMFGRQIHDDLLACGYENIKVSYKNVRPELTVCVTARKKDGAGLR
- a CDS encoding YqcI/YcgG family protein, giving the protein MITKSKYLLEKEDMTNPELVPEWVIREYENFHNVVTDKTFPCYFGMAAEKKGELRYAYVSKEDWSNLPEALIAFKQLFDDAKRLIRHGLFVFVEPEEDEKSIPYYREYFWNILQYLHDNDKEPWPEDYPHDPDHHLWAFSFANEAYFVFGNAPSYKQRKTRDLGNSLVLGFQPRRIFEGLEGTSEGGSMSREKVIERVEKWDQLPKHPNISHYGDPEHREWKQYFIGDDILPIQGKCPFHHEAMKK
- a CDS encoding ring-cleaving dioxygenase yields the protein MNMQPLKGIHHVSAITAKAPENYEFYTKTLGLRLIKKTVNQDDVSVYHLFYGDEKGNPGTELTFFEIPNAGRVHEGVNSISATSLRVRNDKALSFWKQRFEEHDVEHGEIVHAGYRQTLSFKDFEGQRLILVSDENNAGVAGGQPWDKSQVPAEFAIIGLGPVKLTVAVPERTIEILTDILGFRAKGSYPSDVPGQPEILVFETGEGGSGAEVHIEERLDLPQERLGRGGVHHVAFRVDNEEEMHKWIEKLKSERIPSSGFVDRFYFRSLYFREPNGILFELATDGPGFDTDEELNHLGESLALPPFLENRRSEIEAKLKPLNTKLS